The following proteins are co-located in the Macaca thibetana thibetana isolate TM-01 chromosome 6, ASM2454274v1, whole genome shotgun sequence genome:
- the NOP16 gene encoding nucleolar protein 16, producing MPKAKGKTRRQKFGYNVNRKRLNRNARRKAAPRIECSHIRHAWDHAKSVRQNLAEMGLAVDPNRAVPLRKRKVKAMEVDMEGRPKELVRKPYVLNDLEAEASLPEKKGNTLSRDLIDYVRHMVENHGEDYKAMARDEKNYYQDTPKQIRNKINVYKRFYPAEWQDFLDSLQKSKMEVE from the exons ATGCCCAAGGCCAAGGGCAAAACCCGGAGGCAGAAGTTTGGTTACAATGTCAACCGAAAGCGTCTGAACCGGAATGCTCGACGGAAGGCAGCGCCGCGGATCGAATG CTCCCACATCCGACATGCCTGGGACCACGCTAAATCGGTGCGGCAGAACCTGGCCGAGATGGGGTTGGCTGTGGACCCCAACAGGGCGGTGCCCCTCCGTAAGAGAAAG GTGAAGGCCATGGAGGTGGACATGGAGGGGAGGCCTAAGGAGCTTGTGCGGAAGCCCTATGTGCTGAATG ACCTGGAGGCAGAAGCCAGCcttccagaaaagaaaggaaatactcTGTCTCGGGACCTCATTGACTATGTACGCCACATGGTGGAGAACCACGGGGAGGACTACAAG GCCATGGCCCGTGATGAGAAGAATTACTATCAAGATACTCCAAAACAGATTCGGAATAAGATCAACGTCTATAAACGCTTTTACCCAGCAGAGTGGCAAGACTTCCTTGATTCTCTGCAGAAGAGTAAGATGGAGGTTGAGTGA
- the ARL10 gene encoding ADP-ribosylation factor-like protein 10, with the protein MAPRPLGPLVLALGGAAAVLGSVLFILWKTYFGRGRERRWDRGEAWWGAEAARLPEWDEWDPEDEEDEEPALEELEQREVLVLGLDGAGKSTFLRVLSGKPPLEGHIPTWGFNSVRLPTKDFEVDLLESERTPYPISPSPLLDLSWILAGKGASKMHVLTQDLSEAMSMVELQRELGLQAVDNQREVFLLAASIAPAGPSFEEPGTVHIWKLLLELLS; encoded by the exons ATGGCGCCGCGGCCGCTGGGCCCCTTGGTGCTGGCGCTGGGCGGCGCCGCGGCGGTTCTGGGCTCGGTGCTCTTCATCCTCTGGAAGACCTACTTCGGCCGCGGCCGGGAGCGGCGCTGGGACCGCGGCGAGGCCTGGTGGGGCGCGGAAGCCGCCCGCCTCCCCGAGTGGGACGAGTGGGAT CCCGAGGACGAGGAGGACGAGGAGCCGGCGCTGGAGGAGCTGGAACAGCGCGAGGTGCTGGTGTTGGGGCTGGATGGCGCGGGCAAGAGCACGTTCCTGCGCGTGCTGTCGGGGAAGCCACCGCTGGAAGGCCACATCCCCACCTGGGGCTTCAACTCCGTGCGTCTGCCCACCAAGGACTTTGAGGTGGACCTGCTGGAAAGTGAGCGGACACCCTACCCCATCTCCCCGTCTCCTCTACTGGACCTGTCCTGGATTCTCGCAGGGAAGGGGGCTTCCAAAATGCATGTC CTCACCCAGGACCTCAGCGAGGCCATGAGTATGGTGGAGCTGCAGCGGGAGCTGGGCCTCCAGGCTGTCGACAACCAGCGGGAGGTTTTCCTCTTGGCAGCCAGCATTGCCCCTGCGGGACCCAGCTTTGAAGAGCCTGGCACTGTTCACATCTGGAAACTGCTCTTGGAGCTTCTCTCCTAG
- the KIAA1191 gene encoding putative monooxygenase p33MONOX isoform X1 — MASRQPEVPALEASGPLGKMSLPIGIYRRALSYDDTLEDPAPMTPPPSDMGSVPWKPVIPERKYQHLAKVEEGEANLPSSAMTLSSAIDSVDKVPVVKAKATHVIMNSLITKQTQESIQHFERQAGLRDAGYTPHKGLTTEETKYLRVAEALHKLKLQSGEITKEERQPASAQSTPSTSPHSSPKQRPRGWFTSGSSTALPGPNPSTMDSGSGDKDRNLSDKWSLFGPRSLQKYDSGSFATQAYRGAQKPSPLELIRAQTNQMAEEPAALKPPKMDIPVVEGKKPPPRAHNLKPRDLNVLTPTGF; from the exons ATGGCTTCAAGACAACCAGAAGTGCCTG CTCTCGAGGCCAGTGGGCCTCTAGGCAAGATGTCCCTGCCCATCGGGATATACCGCCGGGCACTCAGCTATGATGATACCCTCGAGGACCCTGCGCCCATGACTCCTCCTCCATCGGACATGGGCAGCGTCCCTTGGAAGCCAGTGATTCCAGAGCGCAAGTATCAGCACCTCGCCAAG gtggaggaaggagaggcCAATCTACCCTCCTCTGCCATGACCCTGTCATCGGCCATTGACAGTGTGGACAAGGTCCCAGTGGTGAAGGCTAAAGCTACCCATGTCATCATGAATTCTCTGATCACAA AACAGACCCAGGAAAGCATTCAGCATTTTGAGCGACAGGCAGGGCTGAGAGATGCTGGCTACACACCTCACAAGGGCCTCACCACCGAGGAGACCAAGTACCTTCGAGTGGCCGAAGCACTCCAC AAACTAAAGCTACAGAGTGGAGAGATAACAAAAGAAGAGAGGCAGCCTGCATCAGCCCAGTCCACCCCAAGCACCAGTCCACATTCTTCACCTAAGCAGAGGCCCAG gggcTGGTTCACTTCTGGTTCTTCCACAGCCTTACCTGGCCCAAATCCCAGCACCATGGACTCTGGAAGTGGGGATAAGGACAGAAACTTGTCAGACAAGTGGAGCCTCTTTGGACCGAGATCCCTTCAAAAGTATGACTCTG GAAGTTTTGCCACCCAGGCCTACCGAGGAGCCCAGAAGCCCTCTCCATTGGAACTGATCCGTGCTCAAACCAACCAAATGGCTGAAGAGCCAGCAGCCTTGAAGCCGCCCAAGATGGACATCCCAGTGGTGGAAGGAAAGAAACCACCACCACGGGCCCATAACCTTAAACCCCGTGACTTGAATGTGCTCACACCCACTGGCTTCTAG
- the KIAA1191 gene encoding putative monooxygenase p33MONOX isoform X3 produces MASRQPEVPALEASGPLGKMSLPIGIYRRALSYDDTLEDPAPMTPPPSDMGSVPWKPVIPERKYQHLAKVEEGEANLPSSAMTLSSAIDSVDKVPVVKAKATHVIMNSLITKQTQESIQHFERQAGLRDAGYTPHKGLTTEETKYLRVAEALHKLKLQSGEITKEERQPASAQSTPSTSPHSSPKQRPRGWFTSGSSTALPGPNPSTMDSGSGDKDRNLSDKWSLFGPRSLQKKFCHPGLPRSPEALSIGTDPCSNQPNG; encoded by the exons ATGGCTTCAAGACAACCAGAAGTGCCTG CTCTCGAGGCCAGTGGGCCTCTAGGCAAGATGTCCCTGCCCATCGGGATATACCGCCGGGCACTCAGCTATGATGATACCCTCGAGGACCCTGCGCCCATGACTCCTCCTCCATCGGACATGGGCAGCGTCCCTTGGAAGCCAGTGATTCCAGAGCGCAAGTATCAGCACCTCGCCAAG gtggaggaaggagaggcCAATCTACCCTCCTCTGCCATGACCCTGTCATCGGCCATTGACAGTGTGGACAAGGTCCCAGTGGTGAAGGCTAAAGCTACCCATGTCATCATGAATTCTCTGATCACAA AACAGACCCAGGAAAGCATTCAGCATTTTGAGCGACAGGCAGGGCTGAGAGATGCTGGCTACACACCTCACAAGGGCCTCACCACCGAGGAGACCAAGTACCTTCGAGTGGCCGAAGCACTCCAC AAACTAAAGCTACAGAGTGGAGAGATAACAAAAGAAGAGAGGCAGCCTGCATCAGCCCAGTCCACCCCAAGCACCAGTCCACATTCTTCACCTAAGCAGAGGCCCAG gggcTGGTTCACTTCTGGTTCTTCCACAGCCTTACCTGGCCCAAATCCCAGCACCATGGACTCTGGAAGTGGGGATAAGGACAGAAACTTGTCAGACAAGTGGAGCCTCTTTGGACCGAGATCCCTTCAAAA GAAGTTTTGCCACCCAGGCCTACCGAGGAGCCCAGAAGCCCTCTCCATTGGAACTGATCCGTGCTCAAACCAACCAAATGGCTGA
- the KIAA1191 gene encoding putative monooxygenase p33MONOX isoform X2 yields the protein MSLPIGIYRRALSYDDTLEDPAPMTPPPSDMGSVPWKPVIPERKYQHLAKVEEGEANLPSSAMTLSSAIDSVDKVPVVKAKATHVIMNSLITKQTQESIQHFERQAGLRDAGYTPHKGLTTEETKYLRVAEALHKLKLQSGEITKEERQPASAQSTPSTSPHSSPKQRPRGWFTSGSSTALPGPNPSTMDSGSGDKDRNLSDKWSLFGPRSLQKYDSGSFATQAYRGAQKPSPLELIRAQTNQMAEEPAALKPPKMDIPVVEGKKPPPRAHNLKPRDLNVLTPTGF from the exons ATGTCCCTGCCCATCGGGATATACCGCCGGGCACTCAGCTATGATGATACCCTCGAGGACCCTGCGCCCATGACTCCTCCTCCATCGGACATGGGCAGCGTCCCTTGGAAGCCAGTGATTCCAGAGCGCAAGTATCAGCACCTCGCCAAG gtggaggaaggagaggcCAATCTACCCTCCTCTGCCATGACCCTGTCATCGGCCATTGACAGTGTGGACAAGGTCCCAGTGGTGAAGGCTAAAGCTACCCATGTCATCATGAATTCTCTGATCACAA AACAGACCCAGGAAAGCATTCAGCATTTTGAGCGACAGGCAGGGCTGAGAGATGCTGGCTACACACCTCACAAGGGCCTCACCACCGAGGAGACCAAGTACCTTCGAGTGGCCGAAGCACTCCAC AAACTAAAGCTACAGAGTGGAGAGATAACAAAAGAAGAGAGGCAGCCTGCATCAGCCCAGTCCACCCCAAGCACCAGTCCACATTCTTCACCTAAGCAGAGGCCCAG gggcTGGTTCACTTCTGGTTCTTCCACAGCCTTACCTGGCCCAAATCCCAGCACCATGGACTCTGGAAGTGGGGATAAGGACAGAAACTTGTCAGACAAGTGGAGCCTCTTTGGACCGAGATCCCTTCAAAAGTATGACTCTG GAAGTTTTGCCACCCAGGCCTACCGAGGAGCCCAGAAGCCCTCTCCATTGGAACTGATCCGTGCTCAAACCAACCAAATGGCTGAAGAGCCAGCAGCCTTGAAGCCGCCCAAGATGGACATCCCAGTGGTGGAAGGAAAGAAACCACCACCACGGGCCCATAACCTTAAACCCCGTGACTTGAATGTGCTCACACCCACTGGCTTCTAG
- the KIAA1191 gene encoding putative monooxygenase p33MONOX isoform X4 encodes MTLSSAIDSVDKVPVVKAKATHVIMNSLITKQTQESIQHFERQAGLRDAGYTPHKGLTTEETKYLRVAEALHKLKLQSGEITKEERQPASAQSTPSTSPHSSPKQRPRGWFTSGSSTALPGPNPSTMDSGSGDKDRNLSDKWSLFGPRSLQKYDSGSFATQAYRGAQKPSPLELIRAQTNQMAEEPAALKPPKMDIPVVEGKKPPPRAHNLKPRDLNVLTPTGF; translated from the exons ATGACCCTGTCATCGGCCATTGACAGTGTGGACAAGGTCCCAGTGGTGAAGGCTAAAGCTACCCATGTCATCATGAATTCTCTGATCACAA AACAGACCCAGGAAAGCATTCAGCATTTTGAGCGACAGGCAGGGCTGAGAGATGCTGGCTACACACCTCACAAGGGCCTCACCACCGAGGAGACCAAGTACCTTCGAGTGGCCGAAGCACTCCAC AAACTAAAGCTACAGAGTGGAGAGATAACAAAAGAAGAGAGGCAGCCTGCATCAGCCCAGTCCACCCCAAGCACCAGTCCACATTCTTCACCTAAGCAGAGGCCCAG gggcTGGTTCACTTCTGGTTCTTCCACAGCCTTACCTGGCCCAAATCCCAGCACCATGGACTCTGGAAGTGGGGATAAGGACAGAAACTTGTCAGACAAGTGGAGCCTCTTTGGACCGAGATCCCTTCAAAAGTATGACTCTG GAAGTTTTGCCACCCAGGCCTACCGAGGAGCCCAGAAGCCCTCTCCATTGGAACTGATCCGTGCTCAAACCAACCAAATGGCTGAAGAGCCAGCAGCCTTGAAGCCGCCCAAGATGGACATCCCAGTGGTGGAAGGAAAGAAACCACCACCACGGGCCCATAACCTTAAACCCCGTGACTTGAATGTGCTCACACCCACTGGCTTCTAG